One Mesorhizobium sp. L-2-11 genomic region harbors:
- a CDS encoding HAD family hydrolase, producing MPQPDLVIFDCDGVLVDSEIIAARIEAELLTSAGYEISAEEISETYAGLTFKDIMMRVEEKSRVPFQASLIDRAEDLVDRRLRSDVRAIDGVHEAVAAVTAPRCICSNSRSERIEFMLEKVHLLPYFSGRIFSSLETPSGKSKPAPDVFLFAAAKLQADPANTFVIEDSVHGVTGARTAGMRVIGFTGAAHSYPGHADALTEAGAETVIRRWAELKSVIAALSEWSADA from the coding sequence ATGCCCCAGCCAGACCTTGTCATCTTCGATTGCGACGGCGTGCTCGTCGATTCCGAAATCATCGCCGCGCGCATCGAAGCCGAGCTTTTGACGTCGGCCGGTTACGAGATATCGGCTGAGGAGATTTCCGAAACCTATGCCGGGCTGACCTTCAAGGACATCATGATGCGGGTCGAGGAAAAATCCCGCGTCCCGTTCCAGGCCTCGCTGATCGATCGCGCCGAAGACCTGGTCGACCGCCGCCTGCGCAGCGACGTGCGCGCCATCGACGGGGTGCACGAGGCGGTTGCCGCGGTGACGGCGCCGCGCTGCATCTGCTCGAATTCGCGCTCCGAGCGGATCGAATTCATGCTGGAGAAGGTGCATCTGCTGCCGTATTTCAGCGGCCGGATTTTTTCCTCGCTGGAAACACCAAGCGGGAAATCCAAGCCGGCGCCCGACGTGTTTCTCTTTGCCGCGGCAAAGCTCCAGGCCGATCCGGCGAACACCTTCGTCATCGAGGATTCCGTGCATGGCGTGACCGGCGCCAGGACAGCCGGCATGCGTGTGATCGGCTTCACCGGAGCGGCGCACAGCTATCCCGGGCATGCCGACGCGTTGACCGAGGCCGGCGCCGAAACGGTCATCCGCCGCTGGGCGGAACTGAAAAGCGTGATCGCCGCCCTGTCGGAGTGGTCGGCGGATGCGTGA
- the thrC gene encoding threonine synthase, with amino-acid sequence MRYVSTRGEAPVLGFSDAVLAGLARDGGLYVPDIWPQFSEAEIRAMRGLAYPDLAIRVLSPFLGGEIATPVFERLVREAYATFRHEAVCPLVQTGSNMFVLELFHGPTLAFKDVAMQLLARLMDHVLAERGQRASIVGATSGDTGGAAIDAFAGRNRTDIFVLFPHGRVSPVQQRQMTTSTAENVHALAVEGNFDDCQGLVKDMFNDHGFRDRVSLSGVNSINWARIMAQIVYYFSSALSLGAPDRPISFTVPTGNFGDIFAGYAAKKMGLPIERLIIATNDNDILARTLSSGEYRTKGVFSTTSPSMDIQVSSNFERLLFEAAGRDASTVRRYMNGLNQSGAFTIEAGEIARIRSEFDAGCSTMDEVAATIRATLAASNYLLDPHTAAAMHVAVANATNAVPMVVLGTAHPAKFPAAVEASSGVSPALPAWLGGLMTSEEKYTVLPSDLKMVEDYVSRHTRAAS; translated from the coding sequence ATGCGATATGTGAGCACCCGCGGGGAAGCGCCCGTGCTTGGATTTTCCGACGCTGTGCTGGCGGGCCTGGCGCGCGACGGCGGACTTTATGTGCCTGATATCTGGCCGCAGTTTTCGGAGGCGGAGATCCGCGCCATGCGCGGCCTTGCCTATCCCGACCTCGCCATCCGCGTGCTGTCGCCGTTTCTCGGCGGCGAGATCGCGACGCCGGTGTTCGAACGCCTGGTGCGCGAAGCCTATGCGACGTTCCGTCACGAGGCGGTCTGCCCGCTGGTGCAGACCGGCTCGAATATGTTCGTTCTGGAACTCTTCCACGGCCCGACGCTTGCCTTCAAGGACGTCGCCATGCAGCTTCTCGCCCGGCTGATGGACCATGTGCTTGCCGAACGCGGCCAGCGCGCCAGCATTGTCGGCGCCACCTCCGGCGATACCGGCGGGGCCGCCATCGATGCCTTCGCGGGGCGCAACCGCACCGACATCTTCGTCCTTTTCCCGCACGGCCGGGTTTCGCCGGTGCAGCAGCGGCAGATGACGACGTCCACCGCCGAAAATGTCCATGCGCTGGCGGTCGAAGGCAATTTCGACGATTGTCAGGGCCTGGTGAAGGACATGTTCAACGATCACGGTTTTCGCGACCGAGTATCGCTGTCCGGCGTCAATTCGATCAACTGGGCCCGCATCATGGCGCAGATCGTCTATTACTTCTCATCGGCGCTGTCGCTCGGCGCGCCCGACCGGCCGATTTCGTTCACGGTGCCGACCGGCAATTTCGGCGACATCTTCGCCGGCTACGCCGCCAAGAAGATGGGGCTGCCGATCGAGCGGCTGATCATCGCTACCAACGACAACGACATTCTGGCGCGCACGCTGTCGAGCGGCGAATACCGCACGAAAGGCGTCTTTTCGACCACGTCGCCGTCGATGGACATTCAGGTCTCCTCGAATTTCGAGCGCTTGCTGTTCGAGGCGGCCGGCCGCGACGCCTCGACCGTGCGGCGCTACATGAACGGCCTCAATCAGTCCGGCGCCTTCACTATCGAAGCGGGCGAGATCGCCAGGATCCGCTCCGAATTCGACGCCGGCTGCTCGACCATGGACGAAGTCGCCGCCACGATCCGCGCGACGCTCGCAGCCAGCAACTATCTGCTTGACCCGCACACGGCCGCGGCCATGCACGTTGCGGTTGCAAATGCCACTAATGCCGTGCCGATGGTGGTGCTTGGCACCGCCCATCCGGCAAAATTCCCGGCCGCCGTCGAAGCGTCCAGCGGCGTGTCGCCTGCCCTGCCTGCATGGCTAGGCGGGTTGATGACGTCAGAGGAAAAATACACGGTACTTCCATCCGACCTGAAAATGGTGGAAGATTATGTTAGCCGCCACACGCGGGCGGCAAGTTAG
- a CDS encoding M16 family metallopeptidase yields MGVEVSRLSNGLTVATETLPSLESVALGAWIKSGARNERSEEHGMAHLLEHMAFKGTRRRSAFEIASEIEDVGGEINAATSVETTSYYARVLSDDVPLAVDILSDILQESEFDPQELEREQHVILQEIGAAHDTPDDVVFDHFTETAFRHQTIGRSILGTPETVKSFTSKQLHKFIERQYGAERMVIVAAGDIKHDNFVREVEKHLGGFRSKSDNTMPQYAQYVGGDFREDRDLMDAQIVLGFEGRAYHVRDFYASQVLSMILGGGMSSRLFQEVREKRGLCYSVYAFHWGFSDTGIFGVHAATGQSDIAELVPVVIGELQKVGENILQEELDRARAQYRAGLIMSAESPASRASQIARQMLLFGRPIAKEELMERLSALTVERLTDLSSRLFSTKPTLTAVGPVGTLAPYEAVLESLSGTQTTARKLAV; encoded by the coding sequence ATGGGTGTTGAGGTAAGCCGTCTGTCGAACGGCCTGACAGTCGCCACCGAAACCCTTCCAAGCCTCGAATCCGTCGCTCTTGGCGCCTGGATCAAATCAGGCGCCCGCAATGAGCGTAGCGAAGAGCACGGAATGGCCCACCTGCTTGAACACATGGCGTTCAAGGGAACCAGAAGGCGCAGCGCCTTCGAGATCGCCTCGGAAATCGAGGATGTCGGCGGCGAGATCAATGCCGCCACCAGTGTCGAGACCACCTCCTATTATGCCAGGGTGCTGAGCGACGACGTGCCCCTGGCCGTCGATATCCTGTCCGACATCCTGCAGGAATCCGAGTTCGACCCTCAGGAGCTGGAGCGCGAGCAGCATGTGATTTTGCAGGAGATCGGCGCCGCACACGATACACCCGACGACGTCGTCTTCGACCACTTCACCGAGACCGCCTTCCGCCACCAGACGATCGGCCGCTCCATCCTCGGCACGCCGGAAACCGTCAAATCCTTCACCTCAAAGCAATTGCACAAATTCATCGAACGGCAATATGGCGCCGAGCGCATGGTGATCGTTGCCGCCGGCGACATCAAGCACGACAACTTCGTGCGCGAGGTCGAGAAGCATCTCGGCGGTTTCCGCAGCAAGTCCGACAACACCATGCCGCAATATGCGCAATATGTCGGCGGTGATTTCCGCGAGGACCGCGACCTGATGGACGCGCAGATCGTGCTGGGGTTCGAGGGCCGCGCCTATCATGTACGCGACTTCTACGCCTCGCAGGTCCTGTCGATGATCCTTGGCGGCGGCATGTCGTCGCGTCTTTTCCAGGAGGTCCGCGAAAAGCGCGGGCTGTGCTATTCGGTCTATGCCTTCCACTGGGGTTTTTCCGATACCGGCATATTCGGCGTCCATGCCGCGACCGGGCAGAGCGACATTGCCGAATTGGTGCCGGTGGTCATCGGCGAGTTGCAGAAGGTCGGCGAGAACATCCTGCAGGAGGAACTTGACCGGGCACGCGCCCAGTACCGTGCAGGCCTGATCATGTCTGCTGAAAGCCCAGCCAGTCGCGCCTCGCAGATCGCCCGGCAAATGCTTCTGTTCGGCCGGCCGATCGCCAAGGAAGAGCTGATGGAACGGCTGTCGGCGCTGACCGTCGAGCGGTTGACGGACCTGTCGTCACGGCTGTTTTCGACCAAGCCGACGCTGACTGCCGTCGGACCGGTGGGCACGCTCGCTCCCTATGAGGCGGTCCTTGAGTCGCTTTCGGGCACGCAGACCACGGCCCGAAAGCTCGCCGTCTAA
- a CDS encoding GNAT family N-acetyltransferase, with protein MFALPFFRRDLPALKGDRVTLRVPLTNDYREWSVLRGESRAFLEPWEPRWNPDELDRTAWRHRLSRYREDYAQGTAIAFFIFEKSNGKLVGGITLGNIRHGVAQSGHIGYWIGERYSGRGLMTDAVKVVTRFAFDTLRLHRIEAACIPDNARSIRVLEKAGFRREGLLRSYLRINGIWQDHYLYARIEDDPPGAETKD; from the coding sequence ATGTTCGCGCTCCCTTTCTTTCGCCGCGACCTGCCGGCACTGAAGGGTGACCGGGTCACGCTGCGCGTGCCGCTGACCAACGACTATCGTGAATGGTCGGTGCTGCGCGGCGAAAGCCGCGCCTTCCTGGAGCCGTGGGAGCCGCGCTGGAACCCCGATGAGCTCGACCGCACGGCCTGGCGGCATCGCCTCAGCCGCTATCGCGAAGACTATGCGCAGGGAACGGCCATAGCCTTCTTCATCTTCGAAAAAAGCAACGGCAAGCTTGTCGGTGGAATCACCCTCGGCAATATCCGCCACGGCGTCGCGCAAAGCGGCCATATCGGCTACTGGATCGGCGAACGCTACAGCGGCCGTGGCCTGATGACCGACGCGGTCAAGGTGGTGACGCGCTTCGCCTTCGATACGCTGAGGTTGCACCGGATCGAAGCTGCCTGTATTCCCGACAACGCCCGGTCGATCCGCGTGCTTGAAAAAGCCGGATTCCGGCGCGAAGGACTTCTCCGATCCTATCTCAGGATCAACGGCATCTGGCAGGACCACTACCTCTACGCCCGGATCGAGGACGATCCGCCGGGCGCGGAAACGAAGGACTGA
- a CDS encoding EAL domain-containing protein: MTNFLRIGSLFAFVLTAIVVLCAASSAFAVEPIKIARDDVALDLSGAVEIYRNQGENFQVSTAPGPDGIVRRIEVEANDARSTGDWAVFALANTTDQQLDRLIVAPHFRLVNSGIFWPDLGSTRIAAITPSEGFALDRQSSPDADVFRVTLNPGTVVTFIAELASPKLPQVYLWEPESYKDSVNSYTLFRGIVIGIAGLLALFLTILFVVKGTSMFPATAALAWAVLAYICIDFGFLNKVLEISPGNEQMWRAGTEVALAATFVVFLFAYLNLNRWHGHFSYGALVWILGLLLIAGVAIVDPAVAAGIARLSFAATALTGLGLIIFLGIRGYDRAIMLVPSWVMVLLWLCGSWMAITGMLDNDIAQPALGGGLILIILLIGFTVMQHAFAGGALHQGLFSDLERQALAVAGSGDTVWDWDVMRDRVVTRPDVSIQLGLAPDSLGGAARNWLPVLHADDRDTFRTTLDVVLEHRRGRVSQNFRLRGADGHYHWFSLRARPVIGSDGEVIRCVGTMVDVTEQKKSEERLLHDAVHDNLTGLPNRELLMNRLEAIISIARTEEKVRPTVFVIDIDRFKQVNDGLGISAGDTILLTVARRLHRLLKPKDSLSRFAGDQFALMLLSEQDPARIAAVADAIKHAINNPITFAKREIVLTASIGLVTWTSAQSSAEDMVKDAELAMHQAKRFGGDRIEPFRPAFRTVGTDRLQFESDLRRAIERREFTLAYQPIVRLEDGSVAGFEALLRWDHPRRGMIPPGDFIPVAESCGLIVQLGLFAMQQAAEDLAGWQKQIGDAPLSVSVNLSSRQLIRRDLVSDVRSVIARANLKPRCFRLELTESLVMDNPEQTAHVLNKLKKLGIGLSLDDFGTGYSSLAYLTRFPFDTIKIDKSFVDDTTPKRAVLLKSMVNMAHELGLSVVAEGISDESDALELRQMGCEYVQSFMFGAPMPGDQVLRTLKEQYPLTRA, from the coding sequence TTGACGAATTTCCTGCGAATCGGGTCGTTGTTCGCCTTTGTGCTGACGGCAATCGTCGTGCTCTGCGCGGCGTCATCGGCCTTCGCCGTCGAACCGATCAAGATTGCCCGCGACGATGTGGCGCTCGACCTTTCGGGCGCCGTCGAAATCTACCGCAACCAGGGCGAAAATTTTCAGGTGTCGACTGCGCCCGGACCGGACGGCATCGTGCGGCGCATCGAGGTCGAGGCCAATGATGCGCGCTCGACCGGCGACTGGGCGGTGTTCGCGCTTGCCAACACCACCGACCAGCAGCTCGACAGGCTGATCGTCGCACCGCATTTCCGGCTGGTGAATTCCGGTATCTTCTGGCCGGATCTCGGCTCGACCCGCATTGCCGCGATCACGCCCAGCGAGGGCTTCGCGCTCGACCGCCAGAGCAGCCCCGATGCTGATGTGTTTCGGGTGACCCTGAACCCCGGAACGGTGGTCACCTTCATTGCCGAACTGGCGTCGCCCAAACTGCCGCAGGTCTATCTTTGGGAGCCGGAATCCTACAAGGATTCGGTCAATTCCTACACGCTGTTTCGCGGCATCGTCATCGGCATCGCCGGCCTCCTGGCGCTGTTCCTGACCATCCTTTTCGTCGTCAAGGGGACCTCGATGTTCCCGGCAACCGCAGCACTCGCCTGGGCGGTGCTCGCCTATATCTGCATCGATTTCGGCTTTCTCAACAAGGTCCTAGAAATATCGCCCGGCAACGAGCAGATGTGGCGGGCCGGAACGGAGGTGGCGCTTGCAGCGACCTTCGTGGTGTTCCTGTTCGCCTATCTCAACCTTAACCGATGGCACGGCCATTTCAGCTACGGCGCTCTGGTCTGGATTCTGGGGCTGCTGCTGATCGCCGGCGTTGCAATCGTCGACCCGGCGGTCGCCGCCGGCATCGCCAGGCTGTCCTTCGCCGCCACCGCGCTGACCGGTCTCGGCCTGATCATCTTCCTCGGCATACGCGGCTACGACCGCGCCATCATGCTGGTGCCCAGTTGGGTCATGGTCCTGTTGTGGCTATGCGGGTCGTGGATGGCGATCACCGGCATGCTCGACAACGACATCGCCCAGCCGGCACTGGGCGGCGGTCTGATCCTCATCATCCTGCTCATCGGCTTCACCGTCATGCAGCACGCCTTTGCCGGCGGTGCGCTGCATCAGGGCCTGTTCTCCGATCTCGAACGGCAGGCGCTGGCCGTGGCCGGATCGGGCGACACGGTGTGGGACTGGGACGTGATGCGCGACCGCGTCGTCACCAGGCCGGATGTCAGCATCCAGCTTGGCCTTGCGCCCGACAGCCTGGGCGGCGCTGCCCGCAACTGGCTGCCGGTGCTCCATGCCGACGACCGCGACACGTTCCGCACCACGCTCGACGTGGTGCTCGAGCACCGGCGCGGCCGGGTGTCGCAGAATTTCCGCCTGCGCGGCGCCGACGGGCACTATCACTGGTTTTCGCTGCGCGCCCGGCCGGTGATCGGATCGGACGGCGAAGTCATCCGCTGCGTCGGCACCATGGTCGACGTGACGGAGCAGAAGAAGTCCGAGGAAAGGCTGTTGCACGATGCCGTGCACGACAATCTGACCGGCTTGCCGAACCGGGAATTGCTGATGAACCGGCTGGAGGCGATCATCTCGATCGCGCGCACGGAAGAGAAGGTCCGTCCGACCGTCTTCGTCATCGACATCGACCGGTTCAAGCAGGTCAATGACGGGCTCGGCATTTCGGCCGGCGATACCATCCTACTGACTGTTGCGCGTCGGCTGCACCGGCTGCTCAAGCCGAAGGATTCGCTGTCGCGCTTTGCCGGCGACCAGTTCGCTCTGATGCTGCTTTCCGAGCAGGACCCGGCTCGCATCGCAGCCGTTGCCGATGCCATCAAGCATGCGATCAACAATCCGATCACCTTTGCCAAGCGCGAGATCGTGCTGACCGCCTCGATCGGTCTGGTCACCTGGACCTCGGCGCAAAGTTCGGCCGAGGACATGGTCAAGGACGCCGAGCTTGCCATGCACCAGGCCAAGCGTTTTGGCGGCGACAGGATCGAACCGTTCCGACCCGCCTTCCGCACCGTCGGGACCGACCGGCTGCAGTTCGAGTCGGACCTGCGCCGCGCCATCGAACGCCGCGAATTCACACTCGCCTACCAGCCCATCGTGCGGTTGGAAGACGGCAGTGTTGCCGGCTTCGAGGCTCTCTTGCGCTGGGACCATCCGCGTCGTGGCATGATCCCGCCAGGCGATTTCATTCCGGTCGCCGAGAGCTGCGGCCTGATCGTGCAGCTTGGCCTGTTCGCCATGCAACAGGCCGCCGAAGATCTGGCGGGATGGCAAAAGCAGATCGGCGACGCGCCGCTGTCGGTTTCGGTCAACCTGTCCAGCCGACAGCTCATCCGCCGCGATCTGGTCAGCGACGTTCGCTCGGTGATCGCGCGGGCCAATCTGAAGCCGCGCTGCTTCCGGCTCGAACTCACCGAATCGCTGGTGATGGACAATCCCGAGCAGACAGCCCATGTGCTGAACAAACTGAAGAAACTTGGCATCGGCCTGTCGCTGGACGATTTCGGCACCGGCTACTCATCGCTGGCCTATCTGACGCGCTTTCCCTTCGATACGATCAAAATCGACAAGAGCTTTGTCGACGACACGACACCGAAACGCGCGGTGCTGCTCAAATCGATGGTCAACATGGCGCATGAACTCGGCCTTTCGGTCGTGGCCGAGGGTATTTCGGACGAAAGCGATGCACTCGAGCTGCGCCAGATGGGCTGCGAATATGTGCAGAGCTTCATGTTCGGCGCGCCGATGCCCGGTGATCAGGTGCTGAGGACGCTGAAGGAACAGTATCCGCTGACCCGGGCTTGA
- a CDS encoding DoxX family protein, whose translation MMNFDKISAWAPVWLSVVRIMSALLFLEHGTQKLFNFPPAPEPMQLSGFLVIQALIELIGGALLALGLFTRPVAFILSGNMAVAYFMAHAPQSFFPVVNQGDSSILYCFIFLYFFFAGGGAWSVDAARRGTGLATP comes from the coding sequence CTGATGAATTTCGACAAGATTTCTGCCTGGGCTCCGGTGTGGTTAAGCGTCGTGAGGATCATGTCGGCGCTGCTGTTTCTGGAGCACGGAACTCAAAAGTTATTCAATTTTCCGCCCGCTCCCGAGCCGATGCAACTGTCGGGATTTCTTGTGATTCAGGCATTGATCGAGCTGATCGGAGGCGCGCTGCTTGCCCTCGGACTCTTCACCCGGCCGGTCGCGTTCATTCTGTCCGGCAACATGGCGGTCGCCTATTTCATGGCGCATGCGCCGCAAAGCTTCTTTCCGGTAGTCAACCAGGGCGACTCGTCGATCCTCTACTGCTTCATTTTCCTGTACTTCTTTTTCGCGGGAGGCGGCGCGTGGAGCGTCGATGCGGCCCGTCGCGGGACCGGCCTCGCGACGCCCTGA
- a CDS encoding oxygenase MpaB family protein: MFGNSGTLPLPRPLERRVDTLAQSFMRQRLGSRMDFSTPQGEPALLPPNSVSWRIFKNPVALFIGGATAVLLELAEPRVRDAIWQHSTFRSDALRRLQRTGLAALVTVYGPRTKAKAMIEGVVRMHGRVSGQTSEGEPYHATDPELLDWVQATAGFGFMEAYHVYVHRLHFFERDAMFAESRPVALLYGATGAPTSQAELYGLFDVMRQRLVASPIVLEFLQIMEDVPALPEVARPLQRPFLKAAVEILPRWVRKRLALGDRWTLKPWERAFVKTTAAICESMVLPSSPAVQSCRRLGLPENYLYRRQKAPRTRASGRDHAGHQFDARTTESDGSNVRQWPP, translated from the coding sequence ATGTTTGGCAATTCGGGCACCCTTCCTCTGCCTCGCCCGCTTGAGCGTCGTGTGGATACTCTTGCGCAGTCGTTCATGCGCCAGCGGCTCGGATCGCGGATGGACTTCTCGACCCCGCAGGGCGAGCCGGCGCTGTTGCCGCCCAACTCGGTGTCGTGGCGTATTTTCAAGAACCCGGTTGCGCTGTTCATCGGCGGGGCTACGGCGGTGCTGCTCGAATTGGCAGAGCCGCGAGTTCGCGACGCCATTTGGCAGCACAGCACATTCCGCTCCGACGCGCTCCGACGACTACAGCGCACTGGCCTCGCCGCCCTGGTCACGGTCTACGGTCCCCGGACCAAGGCCAAGGCCATGATTGAAGGCGTGGTCAGGATGCATGGGCGCGTTTCAGGCCAAACAAGCGAAGGTGAGCCATACCACGCCACCGACCCGGAGTTGCTGGACTGGGTGCAGGCGACGGCTGGGTTTGGTTTCATGGAGGCCTATCACGTCTATGTGCATCGTCTGCATTTTTTCGAACGGGATGCGATGTTCGCCGAGTCTCGCCCCGTCGCGCTGCTCTATGGTGCGACCGGCGCGCCCACGTCTCAGGCCGAACTTTACGGGCTGTTCGACGTGATGAGGCAAAGACTCGTCGCGTCGCCGATCGTCCTGGAATTCCTGCAGATCATGGAAGACGTTCCCGCCTTGCCGGAAGTGGCTCGGCCGCTTCAGCGGCCATTTCTGAAGGCGGCTGTCGAGATCCTGCCCCGCTGGGTCCGCAAGCGGTTGGCACTCGGCGACCGCTGGACGTTAAAGCCGTGGGAGCGCGCTTTTGTGAAGACGACGGCTGCAATCTGCGAGAGCATGGTGCTCCCTTCATCTCCGGCCGTCCAGTCGTGCCGTCGCCTCGGCCTTCCCGAGAACTATCTCTATCGCCGACAGAAGGCACCCAGAACACGAGCGTCCGGCCGCGATCATGCGGGTCATCAGTTTGATGCCCGCACAACGGAAAGCGACGGGTCGAACGTGCGGCAATGGCCGCCCTAA
- a CDS encoding DUF4242 domain-containing protein, producing the protein MTVYMVERDLKGISMEALGDAQKAAISKAAEMTSNGTDISYLRSTFAPEDGRCMCLFDANSDVDVKRLNDDAGLPYHRIVPALDLTP; encoded by the coding sequence ATGACCGTCTACATGGTGGAACGCGATCTCAAGGGCATCAGCATGGAAGCTCTGGGAGATGCGCAGAAGGCGGCGATCAGCAAAGCCGCCGAGATGACCTCCAACGGCACCGACATCAGCTACCTGCGCTCGACCTTCGCACCGGAGGACGGGCGCTGCATGTGCCTGTTTGACGCTAATTCCGATGTCGACGTGAAGCGTCTAAACGACGATGCGGGGCTGCCCTATCACAGAATCGTGCCGGCGCTCGATCTTACCCCATAG
- a CDS encoding LysR family transcriptional regulator — translation MEMFQVRYVLAAAKMLNFTKAATECNVSQPALTKAVKTLEDELGAPLFHREGKRVLLSEFGRSILPHLQQIMQEAHATRTLADNFRLLNQVPIRLGVMSTIGHVKLARFLAKFQRDYHGVELEVSEASVQELKNRLEQGDLDVAVLNPLEGLGAAFRVHDLYSERYVVVFAPDHRLASLNAIKLVDLSQEPYVDRLSCEMRDLVMGVCQERNVSLYARFRSEREDWIQSMVLARIGFAFMPEYSVTSPELLQRPLIEPAVARTVSLASVPGRPYSPATAAMVRAAQTFDWPG, via the coding sequence ATGGAGATGTTTCAGGTCCGCTACGTGCTTGCCGCCGCGAAGATGCTGAACTTCACCAAGGCTGCTACCGAATGCAATGTGTCTCAACCGGCGCTCACCAAAGCGGTCAAGACGCTCGAGGATGAGCTTGGCGCGCCCTTGTTCCACCGCGAGGGAAAGCGCGTCCTCCTGAGTGAGTTCGGGCGCTCCATTCTGCCGCATCTTCAGCAGATCATGCAGGAGGCCCACGCAACCAGAACGCTCGCCGACAATTTCAGGCTGCTCAACCAGGTGCCGATCCGCCTCGGCGTCATGTCGACCATCGGCCATGTGAAACTCGCCCGGTTTCTCGCAAAGTTCCAGCGCGATTATCATGGCGTCGAGCTTGAAGTTAGCGAGGCGAGCGTTCAGGAACTGAAAAACAGGCTTGAGCAAGGCGATCTCGATGTTGCCGTTCTCAATCCGCTGGAGGGATTGGGAGCGGCGTTCCGCGTCCATGATCTCTACAGCGAGCGTTACGTCGTCGTATTCGCGCCGGATCACCGGCTTGCGAGCCTCAATGCAATCAAGTTGGTCGATCTCTCTCAAGAACCCTATGTCGATCGTCTGTCCTGCGAAATGCGGGACCTGGTGATGGGTGTGTGCCAGGAAAGAAACGTCAGCCTTTATGCCCGCTTTCGTTCCGAGCGTGAGGATTGGATCCAATCGATGGTGCTGGCGCGGATCGGCTTCGCCTTCATGCCTGAATATTCGGTGACATCGCCTGAACTTTTGCAGCGTCCGCTGATCGAACCCGCGGTGGCACGCACGGTGTCCCTGGCTAGCGTTCCGGGCCGGCCCTATAGCCCGGCGACGGCGGCAATGGTCCGAGCTGCCCAGACGTTTGATTGGCCAGGCTGA
- a CDS encoding nuclear transport factor 2 family protein — protein sequence MSPFGGKPTRASELTAERIEAMGRFFKNGTFEQELLQAYGSADMVVLAIIECPHVEVGGLPAQDWPLRVTLVYRREEAEWRLVHRHADPLVKGVSLEQAAALARGEAD from the coding sequence ATGTCTCCCTTCGGAGGAAAGCCCACGCGGGCTTCAGAACTGACTGCAGAGCGGATCGAGGCGATGGGCCGCTTTTTCAAGAACGGCACCTTCGAGCAGGAGCTTCTTCAAGCCTATGGTTCCGCAGACATGGTGGTCCTCGCGATCATTGAATGCCCGCACGTCGAGGTCGGCGGTCTGCCGGCCCAGGATTGGCCGCTTCGGGTTACCTTGGTCTATCGCCGCGAAGAGGCGGAATGGCGCTTGGTGCATCGGCACGCCGACCCACTGGTCAAGGGCGTGAGCCTGGAACAGGCGGCCGCCCTTGCACGCGGCGAAGCTGATTGA